One genomic window of Daphnia pulex isolate KAP4 chromosome 10, ASM2113471v1 includes the following:
- the LOC124206127 gene encoding tripartite motif-containing protein 59-like isoform X3: MIVFNRFREIKIVRQDVKLDTMATSVVHEADDLNTCAVCFEQYNFVDRLPKFLSCLHTFCISCLGKMLLDSSSMTIICPACRTLTSPGGGLVSLRTNEHALRVLELQEKIINLNCSNRRQPAWCHTCDELASLSCQLAMHSITPLGNDVVEKHLSQNQKNKVQLNLSYGILHEMEAQQDGSRSNLKYQRPSNQTVEDEAESAYSSALSLAQTFEGAKNVLISMNVETVDGKMAPSLPWLNRIKLCLMNQIDDKAVNAAGLNILSFILLLQLQQNRQQQQINVPVSSSSSSLPSNSNNSNTVSVLRSLLCPQQLYPNHQYCSMTVEVNFDRKATLLFQLAPQASSELKSIFIRSFSSTYASYFQSVVVKAGISLFVVFGSPYNSRSLMTFQTENAYYQRPFIMERGDVGLYYSNGPQHNGVSDMVILLAPFSDRNVRRAPLVARLVNGLEFCHSLSHLKLHERASCKVVHCGVF; encoded by the exons GTGTGTTTCGAACAGTACAATTTCGTTGATCGTCTGCCGAAATTCCTCAGCTGCCTGCACACCTTCTGCATCAGCTGTCTTGGA aaaatgctATTAGATTCTTCTTCGATGACGATTATTTGCCCAGCATGTCGTACACTGACTTCTCCCGGAGGTGGTCTAGTCAGCCTAAGAACTAACGAACACGCTCTTCGAGTTTTAGagcttcaagaaaaaattatcaacCTTAATTGTTCTAACCGCAG ACAGCCGGCGTGGTGTCATACTTGCGACGAACTAGCAAGTCTTTCTTGTCAATTAGCCATGCACTCGATCACACCGTTAGGCAATGACGTCGTTGAGAAACACCTGTCGCAGAATCAGAAGAATAAAGTGCAGCTGAATCTGTCTTACG GAATTTTGCACGAAATGGAAGCTCAGCAAGATGGTTCAAGAAGTAATCTTAAGTACCAACGGCCGAGTAATCAAACCGTCGAAGATGAAGCTGAGTCTGCCTACTCGTCAGCGTTATCCCTTGCTCAAACATTCGAAGGAGCCAAAAACGTTCTCATTTCTATGAACGTCGAGACAGTCGACGGAAAAATGGCACCGTCCCTACCCTGGCTCAATCGCATTAAACTGTGTCTCATGAATCAAATCGACGACAAGGCGGTCAATGCTGCGGGACTCAATATCCTCTCTTTTATTCTCCTTCTTCAGCTTCAGCAAAACcgtcaacaacagcaaatcaATGTCCCTGTGTCCTCGTCGTCGAGCTCTTTGCcatccaacagcaacaacagcaacacagTTTCGGTGCTTCGTTCCCTTCTTTGCCCGCAACAGCTGTATCCCAATCATCAATACTGCTCCATGACGGTAGAAGTCAACTTTGACAGG AAAGCAACGCTGCTCTTTCAACTGGCTCCCCAAGCCTCTTCTGAGCTGAAGAGCATCTTTATCCGTTCGTTCTCATCGACTTACGCTAGCTATTTTCAGTCGGTTGTGGTCAAG GCCGGAATCAGTCTCTTCGTTGTTTTCGGATCGCCTTACAACAGTCGGAGTTTAATGACATTTCAAACCGAGAACGCTTATTACCAACGTCCTTTTATCATGGAACGAGGTGACGTTGGTCTTTACTACAGCAATGGACCCCAACACAACGGTGTGTCTGATATGGTCATTTTACTGGCGCCGTTTTCGGATCGCAACGTGAGGCGAGCTCCACTCGTGGCTCGTTTGGTGAATGGTCTCGAATTCTGTCACTCTCTGAGTCATTTGAAGTTGCACGAGAGAGCGTCCTGCAAAGTGGTTCACTGCGgagttttttaa
- the LOC124206127 gene encoding uncharacterized protein LOC124206127 isoform X1 encodes MIVFNRFREIKIVRQDVKLDTMATSVVHEADDLNTCAVCFEQYNFVDRLPKFLSCLHTFCISCLGKMLLDSSSMTIICPACRTLTSPGGGLVSLRTNEHALRVLELQEKIINLNCSNRRQPAWCHTCDELASLSCQLAMHSITPLGNDVVEKHLSQNQKNKVQLNLSYALGRRMEIDSYLKSMKQSISILDKHVAQLKEDNAVQISLVEGILHEMEAQQDGSRSNLKYQRPSNQTVEDEAESAYSSALSLAQTFEGAKNVLISMNVETVDGKMAPSLPWLNRIKLCLMNQIDDKAVNAAGLNILSFILLLQLQQNRQQQQINVPVSSSSSSLPSNSNNSNTVSVLRSLLCPQQLYPNHQYCSMTVEVNFDRKATLLFQLAPQASSELKSIFIRSFSSTYASYFQSVVVKAGISLFVVFGSPYNSRSLMTFQTENAYYQRPFIMERGDVGLYYSNGPQHNGVSDMVILLAPFSDRNVRRAPLVARLVNGLEFCHSLSHLKLHERASCKVVHCGVF; translated from the exons GTGTGTTTCGAACAGTACAATTTCGTTGATCGTCTGCCGAAATTCCTCAGCTGCCTGCACACCTTCTGCATCAGCTGTCTTGGA aaaatgctATTAGATTCTTCTTCGATGACGATTATTTGCCCAGCATGTCGTACACTGACTTCTCCCGGAGGTGGTCTAGTCAGCCTAAGAACTAACGAACACGCTCTTCGAGTTTTAGagcttcaagaaaaaattatcaacCTTAATTGTTCTAACCGCAG ACAGCCGGCGTGGTGTCATACTTGCGACGAACTAGCAAGTCTTTCTTGTCAATTAGCCATGCACTCGATCACACCGTTAGGCAATGACGTCGTTGAGAAACACCTGTCGCAGAATCAGAAGAATAAAGTGCAGCTGAATCTGTCTTACG CATTGGGACGTCGAATGGAAATCGATTCGTATTTAAAGTCTATGAAACAGAGTATATCGATTTTAGATAAGCACGTGGCTCAGCTTAAAGAGGATAATGCAGTACAAATCAGCTTAGTTGAAG GAATTTTGCACGAAATGGAAGCTCAGCAAGATGGTTCAAGAAGTAATCTTAAGTACCAACGGCCGAGTAATCAAACCGTCGAAGATGAAGCTGAGTCTGCCTACTCGTCAGCGTTATCCCTTGCTCAAACATTCGAAGGAGCCAAAAACGTTCTCATTTCTATGAACGTCGAGACAGTCGACGGAAAAATGGCACCGTCCCTACCCTGGCTCAATCGCATTAAACTGTGTCTCATGAATCAAATCGACGACAAGGCGGTCAATGCTGCGGGACTCAATATCCTCTCTTTTATTCTCCTTCTTCAGCTTCAGCAAAACcgtcaacaacagcaaatcaATGTCCCTGTGTCCTCGTCGTCGAGCTCTTTGCcatccaacagcaacaacagcaacacagTTTCGGTGCTTCGTTCCCTTCTTTGCCCGCAACAGCTGTATCCCAATCATCAATACTGCTCCATGACGGTAGAAGTCAACTTTGACAGG AAAGCAACGCTGCTCTTTCAACTGGCTCCCCAAGCCTCTTCTGAGCTGAAGAGCATCTTTATCCGTTCGTTCTCATCGACTTACGCTAGCTATTTTCAGTCGGTTGTGGTCAAG GCCGGAATCAGTCTCTTCGTTGTTTTCGGATCGCCTTACAACAGTCGGAGTTTAATGACATTTCAAACCGAGAACGCTTATTACCAACGTCCTTTTATCATGGAACGAGGTGACGTTGGTCTTTACTACAGCAATGGACCCCAACACAACGGTGTGTCTGATATGGTCATTTTACTGGCGCCGTTTTCGGATCGCAACGTGAGGCGAGCTCCACTCGTGGCTCGTTTGGTGAATGGTCTCGAATTCTGTCACTCTCTGAGTCATTTGAAGTTGCACGAGAGAGCGTCCTGCAAAGTGGTTCACTGCGgagttttttaa
- the LOC124206127 gene encoding uncharacterized protein LOC124206127 isoform X2 — protein sequence MATSVVHEADDLNTCAVCFEQYNFVDRLPKFLSCLHTFCISCLGKMLLDSSSMTIICPACRTLTSPGGGLVSLRTNEHALRVLELQEKIINLNCSNRRQPAWCHTCDELASLSCQLAMHSITPLGNDVVEKHLSQNQKNKVQLNLSYALGRRMEIDSYLKSMKQSISILDKHVAQLKEDNAVQISLVEGILHEMEAQQDGSRSNLKYQRPSNQTVEDEAESAYSSALSLAQTFEGAKNVLISMNVETVDGKMAPSLPWLNRIKLCLMNQIDDKAVNAAGLNILSFILLLQLQQNRQQQQINVPVSSSSSSLPSNSNNSNTVSVLRSLLCPQQLYPNHQYCSMTVEVNFDRKATLLFQLAPQASSELKSIFIRSFSSTYASYFQSVVVKAGISLFVVFGSPYNSRSLMTFQTENAYYQRPFIMERGDVGLYYSNGPQHNGVSDMVILLAPFSDRNVRRAPLVARLVNGLEFCHSLSHLKLHERASCKVVHCGVF from the exons GTGTGTTTCGAACAGTACAATTTCGTTGATCGTCTGCCGAAATTCCTCAGCTGCCTGCACACCTTCTGCATCAGCTGTCTTGGA aaaatgctATTAGATTCTTCTTCGATGACGATTATTTGCCCAGCATGTCGTACACTGACTTCTCCCGGAGGTGGTCTAGTCAGCCTAAGAACTAACGAACACGCTCTTCGAGTTTTAGagcttcaagaaaaaattatcaacCTTAATTGTTCTAACCGCAG ACAGCCGGCGTGGTGTCATACTTGCGACGAACTAGCAAGTCTTTCTTGTCAATTAGCCATGCACTCGATCACACCGTTAGGCAATGACGTCGTTGAGAAACACCTGTCGCAGAATCAGAAGAATAAAGTGCAGCTGAATCTGTCTTACG CATTGGGACGTCGAATGGAAATCGATTCGTATTTAAAGTCTATGAAACAGAGTATATCGATTTTAGATAAGCACGTGGCTCAGCTTAAAGAGGATAATGCAGTACAAATCAGCTTAGTTGAAG GAATTTTGCACGAAATGGAAGCTCAGCAAGATGGTTCAAGAAGTAATCTTAAGTACCAACGGCCGAGTAATCAAACCGTCGAAGATGAAGCTGAGTCTGCCTACTCGTCAGCGTTATCCCTTGCTCAAACATTCGAAGGAGCCAAAAACGTTCTCATTTCTATGAACGTCGAGACAGTCGACGGAAAAATGGCACCGTCCCTACCCTGGCTCAATCGCATTAAACTGTGTCTCATGAATCAAATCGACGACAAGGCGGTCAATGCTGCGGGACTCAATATCCTCTCTTTTATTCTCCTTCTTCAGCTTCAGCAAAACcgtcaacaacagcaaatcaATGTCCCTGTGTCCTCGTCGTCGAGCTCTTTGCcatccaacagcaacaacagcaacacagTTTCGGTGCTTCGTTCCCTTCTTTGCCCGCAACAGCTGTATCCCAATCATCAATACTGCTCCATGACGGTAGAAGTCAACTTTGACAGG AAAGCAACGCTGCTCTTTCAACTGGCTCCCCAAGCCTCTTCTGAGCTGAAGAGCATCTTTATCCGTTCGTTCTCATCGACTTACGCTAGCTATTTTCAGTCGGTTGTGGTCAAG GCCGGAATCAGTCTCTTCGTTGTTTTCGGATCGCCTTACAACAGTCGGAGTTTAATGACATTTCAAACCGAGAACGCTTATTACCAACGTCCTTTTATCATGGAACGAGGTGACGTTGGTCTTTACTACAGCAATGGACCCCAACACAACGGTGTGTCTGATATGGTCATTTTACTGGCGCCGTTTTCGGATCGCAACGTGAGGCGAGCTCCACTCGTGGCTCGTTTGGTGAATGGTCTCGAATTCTGTCACTCTCTGAGTCATTTGAAGTTGCACGAGAGAGCGTCCTGCAAAGTGGTTCACTGCGgagttttttaa